A section of the Halichoerus grypus chromosome 11, mHalGry1.hap1.1, whole genome shotgun sequence genome encodes:
- the RELA gene encoding transcription factor p65 isoform X1: MDDLFPLIFPSEPTQASGPYVEIIEQPKQRGMRFRYKCEGRSAGSIPGERSTDTTKTHPTIKINGYTGPGTVRISLVTKDPPHRPHPHELVGKDCRDGFYEAELCPDRCIHSFQNLGIQCVKKRDLEQAISQRIQTNNNPFQVPIEEQRGDYDLNAVRLCFQVTVRDPAGRPLRLSPVLSHPIFDNRAPNTAELKICRVNRNSGSCLGGDEIFLLCDKVQKEDIEVYFTGPGWEARGSFSQADVHRQVAIVFRTPPYADPSLQAPVRVSMQLRRPSDRELSEPMEFQYLPDTDDRHRIEEKRKRTYETFKSIMKKSPFNGPADPRPPPRRIAVPCRSATSIPKPAPQSYPFTPSLSTINFEEFSPMVFSSGQIPNQTSALAPAPAPILAPAPAPAPAPVLAPGLAQAVVPPAPKTTQAGEGTLSEALLQLQFDADEDLGALLGNSADPAVFTDLASVDNSEFQQLLSQGVSVAPHTAEPMLMEYPEAITRLVTGSQRPPDPAPAPLGASGLPNGLLSGDEDFSSIADMDFSALLSQISS, from the exons ATGGACG ACCTGTTTCCCCTCATCTTCCCGTCTG AGCCCACCCAGGCCTCCGGTCCCTATGTGGAGATCATCGAGCAGCCCAAGCAGCGGGGCATGCGCTTCCGCTACAAGTGCGAGGGGCGCTCCGCTGGCAGTATCCCGGGCGAGAGGAGCACCGACACCACCAAGACCCACCCCACCATCAAG ATCAATGGCTACACCGGGCCAGGGACAGTTCGCATCTCCCTGGTCACCAAGGACCCCCCTCACCGGCCTCACCCCCATGAGCTTGTGGGAAAAGACTGCCGGGATGGCTTCTATGAGGCTGAGCTCTGCCCGGACCGCTGCATCCACAG CTTCCAGAACCTGGGGATCCAGTGTGTAAAGAAGCGGGACCTGGAGCAGGCCATCAGTCAACGCATCCAGACCAACAACAACCCCTTCCAAG ttcCCATAGAAGAACAGCGTGGGGACTACGACCTGAATGCGGTGCGGCTCTGCTTCCAGGTGACAGTGCGGGACCCAGCAGGCAGGCCCCTCCGCTTGTCACCTGTCCTCTCTCATCCCATCTTTGACAACC GTGCCCCCAACACCGCCGAGCTCAAGATCTGCCGAGTGAACCGAAACTCTGGGAGCTGCCTCGGGGGGGATGAGATCTTCCTGCTGTGTGACAAGGTGCAGAAAG AGGACATTGAAGTATATTTCACGGGACCGGGCTGGGAGGCCCGAGGCTCCTTTTCTCAAGCTGACGTCCACCGACAAGTGGCCATTGTGTTCCGGACACCTCCCTACGCGGACCCCAGCCTGCAGGCCCCCGTGCGTGTCTCCATGCAGCTGCGGCGGCCTTCAGATCGGGAGCTCAGCGAGCCCATGGAATTCCAGTACTTGCCAGACACAG ATGATCGTCACCGGATTGAGGAGAAACGCAAAAGGACATATGAGACCTTCAAGAGCATCATGAAAAAGAGTCCTTTCAATG GACCCGCCGACCCCCGGCCTCCACCCCGGCGCATTGCCGTGCCTTGCCGAAGCGCAACTTCCATCCCCAAGCCAG ctccccagtccTATCCCTTTACGCCATCCCTCAGCACCATCAACTTTGAGGAGTTCTCCCCCATGGTCTTTTCTTCAGGGCAGATCCCAAACCAGACCTCTGCCTTGGCCCCGGCCCCTGCCCCAATCCTGGCCccggcccctgccccagcccctgccccagtctTAGCCCCAGGCCTTGCTCAGGCTGtggtccccccagcccccaagacCACCCAGGCCGGGGAAGGGACGCTGTCAGAGGCCCTGCTGCAGCTGCAGTTTGATGCCGACGAAGACCTGGGGGCCCTGCTGGGCAACAGCGCTGACCCCGCCGTGTTCACAGACCTGGCATCTGTCGACAACTCTGAGTTTCAGCAGCTCCTGAGCCAGGGTGTATCTGTGGCCCCCCACACGGCCGAGCCCATGCTCATGGAGTACCCTGAGGCAATAACGCGCCTGGTGACAGGGTCCCAGAGgccccctgacccagctcctgctcccCTAGGGGCCTCTGGGCTCCCCAACGGCCTCCTCTCAGGGGATGAAGACTTCTCCTCCATTGCAGATATGGACTTCTCAGCCCTTCTGAGTCAGATCAGCTCCTAA
- the RELA gene encoding transcription factor p65 isoform X2 → MRFRYKCEGRSAGSIPGERSTDTTKTHPTIKINGYTGPGTVRISLVTKDPPHRPHPHELVGKDCRDGFYEAELCPDRCIHSFQNLGIQCVKKRDLEQAISQRIQTNNNPFQVPIEEQRGDYDLNAVRLCFQVTVRDPAGRPLRLSPVLSHPIFDNRAPNTAELKICRVNRNSGSCLGGDEIFLLCDKVQKEDIEVYFTGPGWEARGSFSQADVHRQVAIVFRTPPYADPSLQAPVRVSMQLRRPSDRELSEPMEFQYLPDTDDRHRIEEKRKRTYETFKSIMKKSPFNGPADPRPPPRRIAVPCRSATSIPKPAPQSYPFTPSLSTINFEEFSPMVFSSGQIPNQTSALAPAPAPILAPAPAPAPAPVLAPGLAQAVVPPAPKTTQAGEGTLSEALLQLQFDADEDLGALLGNSADPAVFTDLASVDNSEFQQLLSQGVSVAPHTAEPMLMEYPEAITRLVTGSQRPPDPAPAPLGASGLPNGLLSGDEDFSSIADMDFSALLSQISS, encoded by the exons ATGCGCTTCCGCTACAAGTGCGAGGGGCGCTCCGCTGGCAGTATCCCGGGCGAGAGGAGCACCGACACCACCAAGACCCACCCCACCATCAAG ATCAATGGCTACACCGGGCCAGGGACAGTTCGCATCTCCCTGGTCACCAAGGACCCCCCTCACCGGCCTCACCCCCATGAGCTTGTGGGAAAAGACTGCCGGGATGGCTTCTATGAGGCTGAGCTCTGCCCGGACCGCTGCATCCACAG CTTCCAGAACCTGGGGATCCAGTGTGTAAAGAAGCGGGACCTGGAGCAGGCCATCAGTCAACGCATCCAGACCAACAACAACCCCTTCCAAG ttcCCATAGAAGAACAGCGTGGGGACTACGACCTGAATGCGGTGCGGCTCTGCTTCCAGGTGACAGTGCGGGACCCAGCAGGCAGGCCCCTCCGCTTGTCACCTGTCCTCTCTCATCCCATCTTTGACAACC GTGCCCCCAACACCGCCGAGCTCAAGATCTGCCGAGTGAACCGAAACTCTGGGAGCTGCCTCGGGGGGGATGAGATCTTCCTGCTGTGTGACAAGGTGCAGAAAG AGGACATTGAAGTATATTTCACGGGACCGGGCTGGGAGGCCCGAGGCTCCTTTTCTCAAGCTGACGTCCACCGACAAGTGGCCATTGTGTTCCGGACACCTCCCTACGCGGACCCCAGCCTGCAGGCCCCCGTGCGTGTCTCCATGCAGCTGCGGCGGCCTTCAGATCGGGAGCTCAGCGAGCCCATGGAATTCCAGTACTTGCCAGACACAG ATGATCGTCACCGGATTGAGGAGAAACGCAAAAGGACATATGAGACCTTCAAGAGCATCATGAAAAAGAGTCCTTTCAATG GACCCGCCGACCCCCGGCCTCCACCCCGGCGCATTGCCGTGCCTTGCCGAAGCGCAACTTCCATCCCCAAGCCAG ctccccagtccTATCCCTTTACGCCATCCCTCAGCACCATCAACTTTGAGGAGTTCTCCCCCATGGTCTTTTCTTCAGGGCAGATCCCAAACCAGACCTCTGCCTTGGCCCCGGCCCCTGCCCCAATCCTGGCCccggcccctgccccagcccctgccccagtctTAGCCCCAGGCCTTGCTCAGGCTGtggtccccccagcccccaagacCACCCAGGCCGGGGAAGGGACGCTGTCAGAGGCCCTGCTGCAGCTGCAGTTTGATGCCGACGAAGACCTGGGGGCCCTGCTGGGCAACAGCGCTGACCCCGCCGTGTTCACAGACCTGGCATCTGTCGACAACTCTGAGTTTCAGCAGCTCCTGAGCCAGGGTGTATCTGTGGCCCCCCACACGGCCGAGCCCATGCTCATGGAGTACCCTGAGGCAATAACGCGCCTGGTGACAGGGTCCCAGAGgccccctgacccagctcctgctcccCTAGGGGCCTCTGGGCTCCCCAACGGCCTCCTCTCAGGGGATGAAGACTTCTCCTCCATTGCAGATATGGACTTCTCAGCCCTTCTGAGTCAGATCAGCTCCTAA